A single Parabacteroides timonensis DNA region contains:
- a CDS encoding YebC/PmpR family DNA-binding transcriptional regulator, whose protein sequence is MGRAFEFRKARKFKRWGNMARVFTKLGKEITIAAKAGGPDPENNPHLRALMQNAKKENMPKENVERAIKRAVEKDFSGYKEMNYEGYGPYGIAIFVETATDNTTRTVANVRSYFNKHGGSLGTSGSLEFLFDHKCVFHIAKKEGISLEDLELELIDYGVDEVDEDEEEVVIYGEFSQNSAIQKYLEENGYEITSSEFVRIPNDLKEVTAEQREALDKLIEKLEEDDDVQNVFHNIKEDDSEEE, encoded by the coding sequence ATGGGAAGAGCGTTTGAGTTCCGTAAAGCAAGAAAATTTAAACGTTGGGGTAATATGGCCCGTGTATTTACAAAACTGGGTAAGGAAATCACTATTGCGGCAAAAGCCGGTGGTCCTGATCCGGAAAACAATCCCCACTTGCGTGCTTTGATGCAGAATGCAAAGAAGGAGAACATGCCGAAGGAAAATGTGGAACGTGCCATTAAACGTGCTGTTGAAAAAGATTTTTCCGGTTATAAGGAAATGAATTATGAAGGATACGGCCCGTATGGTATCGCTATCTTCGTGGAAACAGCGACTGACAATACAACCCGTACGGTTGCCAACGTGCGTAGCTACTTCAACAAACACGGTGGTTCGCTGGGTACAAGCGGTAGCCTCGAATTTCTGTTCGACCATAAGTGCGTATTCCATATTGCAAAGAAGGAAGGCATTTCACTGGAAGACCTGGAGCTCGAACTGATCGACTATGGTGTGGATGAAGTGGATGAGGACGAAGAAGAAGTAGTTATCTACGGCGAATTCTCTCAGAACTCTGCTATCCAGAAGTATCTGGAAGAAAACGGCTACGAGATCACAAGCAGCGAGTTCGTACGTATACCGAACGACCTGAAAGAAGTGACAGCCGAACAACGTGAAGCACTTGACAAGTTGATCGAAAAGCTGGAAGAAGACGACGACGTGCAGAATGTATTCCATAATATCAAGGAAGACGACAGCGAAGAAGAGTAA
- a CDS encoding Fic family protein, protein MDDFDEYIKQSEPHKREKGYAWQTAIGLQAVDGLKPSDYLIETALRDIEGEITIDEAEQLIKSYYQSKAVRTVEDDETHEADVASTNIRRILAEKTFAFTLVGLTSIHRRIFNGVFKFAGKIRDYNITKKEWVLRGDTVFYVSAPDIRRAIEYDLEQEHAFDYSQVDRNELVEHIAKFVSGIWQIHPFGEGNTRTTAVFAILYLRSLGFNVENDLFAKHSWYFRNALVRANYQNVQKGIMRDSNFLIRFFRNLLLGEENELKNRYMVVNVPELSDMEDKPDPTSTQQVPNKYPVSTPQVLDLIKAVGSQTMSVKEMMNSVGLKDRGNFLKNYLNPAIQENVLRLLYPDKPNHPRQKYLLTVKGIEVYNNMNN, encoded by the coding sequence ATAGATGATTTTGATGAATATATAAAGCAATCAGAGCCTCATAAGCGTGAGAAAGGATATGCCTGGCAAACTGCCATCGGCTTGCAAGCCGTGGATGGACTAAAGCCGTCAGATTATTTGATCGAAACGGCCCTCCGGGATATTGAAGGAGAAATTACGATTGATGAAGCGGAGCAGCTTATAAAAAGCTATTACCAATCGAAAGCAGTTCGTACGGTAGAAGATGATGAAACACACGAAGCGGATGTGGCTTCTACAAACATAAGGCGCATTCTAGCCGAAAAGACATTTGCCTTTACATTGGTTGGTTTGACTTCCATACATCGTCGGATTTTTAATGGTGTCTTTAAATTTGCCGGGAAGATACGCGATTATAATATCACGAAAAAAGAATGGGTATTACGTGGTGATACGGTATTTTATGTTTCTGCCCCTGACATTCGCCGGGCCATAGAGTATGATTTGGAGCAAGAGCATGCTTTTGATTATTCTCAGGTGGACCGTAATGAGTTGGTGGAACATATCGCTAAGTTTGTGTCAGGAATTTGGCAGATTCATCCTTTTGGTGAAGGCAATACAAGAACAACTGCCGTCTTTGCCATTCTGTATTTGCGCTCATTGGGCTTTAATGTAGAGAATGATCTTTTTGCTAAACATTCATGGTACTTCCGTAATGCATTAGTACGCGCCAACTATCAGAATGTGCAAAAAGGTATTATGCGTGATTCAAATTTTCTGATTCGCTTCTTCCGCAATCTGCTTTTAGGTGAAGAAAATGAGCTGAAGAACCGGTATATGGTAGTGAATGTCCCGGAGTTATCGGATATGGAAGATAAACCAGACCCAACAAGTACCCAACAAGTACCCAACAAGTACCCCGTAAGTACCCCGCAAGTTCTTGATCTGATAAAAGCAGTAGGAAGCCAGACTATGTCGGTGAAAGAGATGATGAATTCCGTAGGGCTTAAAGACCGAGGTAATTTCTTAAAGAACTATTTGAATCCGGCTATTC
- the nrfA gene encoding ammonia-forming cytochrome c nitrite reductase: MKNTLGIGHFIVLLIAVAIAILIVTTAYSFVNEGEITFVDEIENVETGESFLSDELHLSNSNEYKSWKNTTDTTFKSLYNGNQAEDILAMRPDMVILWAGYAFSKSYLSPRGHMYAIDDLRYSLRTGAPRKAGEGPQPAACWSCKSLDVPRLMGEVGSQGFYRKKWYDWGSEVVNPVGCADCHDPESMELRVPRQFLSDALKRGGDAIENASEQKMRSLVCAQCHSEYYLKGEDKEIVLPWDSGYTVEAIENYYDRIDFTDYTHKLSRTPMLKAQHPDYELAQMGIHARRGVSCGECHMPFVEEEERGYNNHHIQSPLAMINKTCQSCHRESEEELRQDVYTRQNKVMELRNHVEKELVKAHIEAKCAWDRGATESQMQPVLKLLRSAQWRWDFAIASHGAAFHAPQEVERILGDGLYKTMQARMIIRDVLDKYGYDGEVPIPDLSTKEKAQKYVGLDIRSEMAAKDEFLKTVIPEWIEEAKANKRFIEEYRVAK; the protein is encoded by the coding sequence ATGAAAAACACACTAGGTATAGGGCATTTTATCGTATTATTGATTGCTGTCGCAATAGCCATTTTAATAGTGACTACCGCATATTCTTTTGTAAATGAAGGGGAAATAACATTTGTAGATGAAATAGAGAATGTAGAGACGGGTGAAAGTTTTTTGTCGGATGAACTGCATTTGTCGAATTCCAACGAATATAAAAGTTGGAAGAACACAACCGATACTACTTTTAAAAGTTTATATAACGGGAATCAGGCGGAAGACATCCTGGCGATGCGTCCGGATATGGTTATCCTGTGGGCCGGCTATGCTTTTTCTAAAAGTTATTTATCCCCAAGAGGACATATGTATGCTATTGACGATCTTCGTTATAGTTTACGTACCGGAGCTCCGCGGAAAGCAGGTGAAGGTCCTCAACCGGCTGCATGTTGGTCATGTAAAAGCCTCGATGTTCCGCGGTTGATGGGGGAAGTCGGTTCGCAAGGCTTTTATAGAAAGAAGTGGTACGACTGGGGATCGGAGGTTGTCAATCCTGTCGGTTGTGCCGACTGTCACGACCCCGAAAGCATGGAGTTGAGAGTGCCACGCCAGTTTTTGTCTGATGCTTTGAAACGGGGAGGTGATGCGATAGAGAATGCTTCCGAGCAGAAGATGCGTTCGCTGGTTTGTGCTCAATGCCATTCGGAATATTATCTGAAAGGAGAAGATAAAGAGATTGTTTTACCCTGGGACTCCGGCTATACGGTAGAAGCGATTGAAAACTACTATGACCGGATAGACTTTACGGATTATACCCATAAATTAAGTAGAACTCCCATGCTGAAAGCCCAGCACCCGGATTATGAACTGGCTCAAATGGGTATTCATGCCCGCCGTGGAGTCTCTTGCGGGGAATGTCATATGCCTTTTGTGGAAGAGGAGGAAAGAGGATATAATAATCATCATATCCAAAGTCCGTTGGCGATGATAAATAAAACATGCCAGTCCTGCCATCGTGAAAGTGAGGAAGAACTTCGTCAGGATGTATATACCCGCCAGAATAAAGTCATGGAATTACGGAATCATGTGGAGAAAGAATTGGTAAAGGCACATATCGAAGCCAAATGTGCCTGGGATAGGGGTGCAACGGAAAGCCAGATGCAACCGGTTCTTAAACTGCTTCGTAGTGCCCAGTGGCGTTGGGACTTTGCTATTGCTTCGCACGGCGCAGCTTTCCATGCTCCGCAGGAAGTAGAACGCATATTGGGGGACGGCCTGTATAAAACGATGCAAGCGCGGATGATAATCAGGGACGTATTGGATAAATACGGTTACGACGGAGAGGTTCCTATACCCGATCTTTCTACTAAAGAGAAAGCACAGAAATACGTCGGTCTGGATATCCGTTCGGAAATGGCAGCGAAAGACGAATTCCTGAAAACCGTCATACCGGAATGGATTGAAGAGGCCAAAGCCAATAAACGTTTTATTGAGGAGTATAGGGTAGCGAAATAG
- a CDS encoding 6-bladed beta-propeller, with protein MKKTCLLLLLLVSIIYIKEGYQLFCVDTPVKSTVKGSLSDIAEEVIAIPLETNSDCRLKYATQIKRDREDLFLVSNRQLYRFNCSGKFENQVTSNTFFPVADYVIDPLQKQLIVMDDKENVYYYDYEGVLLEQKSLAGINPLNTPTRMIYHDRHIWMTAQSLSPCKEEPGKQNVDRWLYKFDTTFHLQDARKLTAADLGRFYLGACFSPELSVSNGNVYAHTPSVQPEEILADTLYLISRNKLDIHAGYSSILPLCIAGRYLVSTYGDASEDEQNYTFCYDRRKDYAYNVAGGFDDNFYQTGKVPDLQALDVYNNSFCYCRSGEELKQAFPDRTEEDNPVLFIVRMKA; from the coding sequence ATGAAAAAAACCTGTTTACTACTGCTACTGCTCGTCAGTATCATCTACATAAAAGAGGGATATCAACTTTTCTGTGTCGATACTCCGGTGAAAAGCACCGTTAAAGGCTCCTTGTCGGATATCGCCGAAGAGGTAATCGCGATCCCGTTGGAAACCAATTCCGACTGCCGACTGAAATATGCCACACAGATCAAACGCGACAGGGAAGATTTGTTCCTTGTCAGCAACCGTCAGCTCTACCGCTTCAACTGTTCCGGTAAATTCGAAAACCAGGTGACATCGAACACCTTCTTTCCGGTGGCCGACTATGTGATCGATCCGCTGCAAAAACAACTGATCGTGATGGATGACAAAGAAAACGTTTATTATTACGATTATGAAGGCGTATTGCTGGAACAGAAAAGCCTGGCCGGGATCAATCCGCTGAACACTCCTACCCGGATGATCTATCATGACCGCCATATCTGGATGACGGCCCAATCCCTGTCTCCCTGCAAAGAAGAACCCGGTAAACAAAATGTCGACCGCTGGCTCTATAAATTCGATACGACGTTCCATCTACAGGATGCCCGCAAACTGACGGCTGCCGACCTGGGACGTTTCTATCTCGGAGCCTGCTTTTCGCCGGAACTGTCCGTTTCCAACGGCAATGTATATGCCCACACCCCTTCCGTACAGCCGGAAGAGATACTGGCGGATACACTTTATCTGATCAGCCGGAACAAATTGGATATCCACGCAGGATATTCCTCCATCCTTCCGTTGTGCATAGCCGGACGTTACCTGGTTTCCACCTACGGTGATGCAAGCGAAGATGAACAAAATTACACGTTCTGCTACGACCGCCGAAAAGATTATGCATATAATGTGGCGGGAGGGTTCGACGACAACTTCTACCAAACAGGAAAAGTCCCCGACCTGCAAGCCCTGGATGTATATAATAATTCGTTTTGTTACTGCCGTTCAGGAGAAGAGTTGAAACAGGCTTTCCCGGATCGCACGGAGGAAGATAATCCGGTCTTGTTTATCGTTCGGATGAAGGCATAA
- the trmD gene encoding tRNA (guanosine(37)-N1)-methyltransferase TrmD yields MRIDILTVLPEMIDGMINCSIVKRAQDKGLAEIHLHNLRDYTTDKWRRVDDYPFGGEAGMVMQIEPIDRAISALKSEREYDEVIYTSPDGETLNQPMANSMSLLNNMIILCGHYKGIDYRIREHLITKEISVGDYVLTGGELAAAIITDAVVRLIPGVIGDEQSALSDSFQDDLLAPPVYTRPAEYKGWKVPDVLLSGHQRKIDEWRLQQAQERTARLRPDLLKDK; encoded by the coding sequence ATGCGTATTGATATACTGACCGTATTACCGGAAATGATCGATGGAATGATTAATTGCTCCATCGTAAAAAGAGCACAGGACAAAGGCCTGGCAGAAATACACCTGCACAACCTAAGAGACTACACGACCGACAAATGGCGGCGTGTGGATGATTATCCTTTTGGCGGAGAAGCCGGGATGGTCATGCAGATCGAACCGATCGACCGGGCCATATCTGCTTTAAAAAGTGAACGGGAATATGACGAAGTCATTTATACATCCCCGGATGGAGAAACCCTCAACCAGCCCATGGCAAACAGCATGTCGCTACTGAATAATATGATTATTCTATGCGGCCATTATAAAGGCATCGACTACCGGATACGCGAACATCTGATCACTAAAGAGATATCTGTCGGTGATTACGTCCTGACCGGCGGCGAACTGGCAGCCGCTATTATTACCGATGCAGTGGTACGCTTAATCCCCGGGGTGATCGGTGACGAACAAAGTGCCCTCTCCGACTCTTTCCAGGATGATTTGCTGGCACCTCCGGTTTATACCCGCCCGGCAGAATATAAAGGTTGGAAAGTACCCGACGTCCTTCTCTCCGGCCATCAACGGAAGATTGATGAATGGCGGTTACAACAGGCACAGGAACGGACTGCACGCCTACGACCGGACCTACTGAAAGATAAATAA
- a CDS encoding sensor histidine kinase yields MSNRLLHVPYIFTLVLFCFLNSSCKQTTSPKQIVIIQSYEAGFPAYKEIKKIFADQLQKREIQAEVHSIYLDCIKKTEKKQKMFLYEKLNTLSSLHPDIILAYDDQALNALLTCDHPSVKTTPVVFTGVNYPNLSFIQKYPNITGFHDKPDYKTNIELIEQLIGKCIVVRVTDDIYSDKIILDDMDQQIKDICKTNNIFSTEKIRLSGKSGISLPKDKKIIPDAMYISTINGKSTRSLLKGLGENYYNKAYLAVKRDYLTLSLGRFSSFPGFSVISEMIGHNYGVIGGYVTTLEGQTIVAANRIADILKGAEVSDFPQITETAKKYIFDYKILDQWDISPSKLPAGSEIINIPFYVQYQSYIICTCIILGIVLLIIIIYQRILYKRENTRKKEIQENLKHEKEFMSFALESGNIFTFCYKNGVFYFDKEFYHYLDMPEKPISAEEFSNAIHADEQADFLLNRYKLDHGFTSRQITRRRYDFNKKGHEWWEFRYAQNIKSSPTDEYSVEVNGLCLNIQQIKDTELDLMNALKKAEESDKMKSAFLANMSHEIRTPLNAIVGFSQLLGSDMELDKEEKDEFISLINTNNTLLLKLINDILDLSRIESGQISFTYADCDLSQLIDEIFNTHKLLMPDGVELIKETPEKPAIIYTDRFRLTQVVTNFINNATKFTSHGYIKVKYEYDTDNQHILLSVEDTGKGIPKDKINQVFERFQKLDEFAKGTGLGLAISLSIIKTFNGTILLESEEGKGSKFTISLPYTPQ; encoded by the coding sequence ATGTCAAATAGACTTCTCCATGTACCATATATATTCACTCTTGTCCTGTTTTGCTTTCTGAATAGCTCCTGCAAGCAAACAACCAGCCCAAAGCAGATAGTAATAATCCAGTCATACGAAGCTGGGTTCCCCGCCTATAAAGAAATAAAGAAAATATTTGCCGACCAGTTACAGAAAAGAGAGATTCAGGCAGAAGTGCATTCCATCTACCTGGATTGTATAAAAAAGACAGAGAAGAAACAAAAAATGTTCCTCTATGAGAAGTTGAATACATTGTCATCCCTGCATCCCGACATTATCCTGGCCTACGACGACCAGGCACTGAACGCATTACTGACCTGCGATCATCCTTCCGTCAAAACAACTCCGGTAGTCTTTACCGGTGTCAATTATCCCAACCTATCATTTATTCAGAAGTATCCCAACATCACTGGTTTTCATGACAAGCCGGATTATAAAACGAATATCGAACTGATCGAACAGCTTATCGGGAAATGTATCGTGGTACGGGTCACCGACGATATCTATTCAGATAAAATCATTCTGGATGATATGGATCAGCAGATAAAAGATATTTGCAAGACAAATAATATCTTCTCTACCGAAAAAATACGGCTGTCAGGGAAAAGCGGCATCTCACTGCCCAAAGATAAAAAGATCATACCGGATGCCATGTATATCAGTACGATCAACGGCAAATCGACCCGGTCATTACTGAAAGGCCTGGGCGAGAACTATTATAACAAAGCTTACCTGGCTGTTAAGAGAGATTACCTGACACTTTCCCTGGGACGATTCAGTTCTTTTCCGGGTTTTTCCGTTATTTCAGAAATGATCGGTCATAACTACGGGGTAATCGGAGGATATGTGACCACCCTGGAAGGGCAAACGATCGTGGCAGCCAACCGCATAGCCGATATATTGAAAGGAGCAGAAGTAAGCGATTTCCCTCAAATTACGGAAACAGCAAAAAAGTATATCTTCGACTATAAAATTCTCGACCAGTGGGATATTAGTCCCAGTAAACTTCCTGCCGGAAGTGAGATTATAAACATTCCTTTCTATGTACAATATCAGTCATATATTATATGTACATGTATAATATTAGGTATAGTGTTACTGATAATCATTATCTACCAACGGATATTATACAAAAGGGAAAATACACGTAAAAAAGAGATACAGGAAAACCTGAAACACGAAAAAGAGTTCATGTCTTTTGCCCTTGAAAGCGGTAATATCTTCACGTTCTGTTATAAAAACGGAGTCTTTTATTTCGATAAAGAATTCTATCATTACCTGGATATGCCCGAAAAGCCGATCAGTGCGGAAGAATTCAGCAATGCCATCCATGCAGATGAACAGGCTGATTTCCTGCTTAACCGTTATAAGCTGGATCATGGTTTCACTTCCCGGCAAATAACGAGAAGAAGATATGATTTCAATAAAAAAGGGCATGAATGGTGGGAGTTCAGGTATGCGCAAAATATAAAGTCATCACCGACCGATGAATATTCGGTTGAAGTAAACGGTCTTTGCCTCAATATCCAGCAAATCAAGGATACGGAATTAGACCTGATGAATGCCCTGAAAAAGGCAGAAGAGTCGGATAAGATGAAGTCTGCATTCCTGGCCAATATGAGCCATGAGATACGTACGCCACTTAATGCGATCGTCGGCTTTTCCCAATTGCTGGGTTCGGATATGGAATTGGACAAGGAAGAAAAGGACGAGTTCATCAGCCTGATAAACACGAACAATACGCTACTGCTTAAACTGATCAACGACATTCTGGATTTATCACGTATCGAATCCGGGCAAATCTCTTTTACTTATGCAGACTGCGACCTGAGCCAGCTGATAGATGAAATCTTCAATACACATAAGTTACTAATGCCTGACGGGGTTGAACTGATCAAAGAAACTCCGGAAAAGCCGGCTATCATCTACACAGACCGTTTCAGACTGACGCAGGTGGTGACCAATTTTATCAACAACGCGACCAAGTTCACATCGCACGGATATATCAAAGTCAAATATGAATACGACACAGACAATCAACATATTTTACTTTCAGTTGAAGATACCGGAAAGGGAATTCCTAAAGATAAAATAAACCAGGTGTTCGAACGCTTCCAAAAGCTGGATGAGTTCGCCAAAGGAACAGGCTTGGGATTAGCTATCAGCCTGAGTATCATAAAAACATTCAACGGGACGATCCTGCTCGAATCGGAAGAAGGGAAAGGCAGCAAATTCACTATTTCGCTACCCTATACTCCTCAATAA
- the pheT gene encoding phenylalanine--tRNA ligase subunit beta, with translation MNISYNWLKEYLDFDLQPEEVSAALTSIGLETGGVEEVQTIKGGLEGLVIGEVLTCVEHPNSDHLHITTVNVGGEEPLQIVCGAPNVAAGQKVVVAVNGTKLYDGDEVFTIKRSKIRGVESNGMICAEDEIGIGTDHAGIIVLPADAVVGTPAKEYYNVKSDYVLEVDITPNRVDGTSHFGVARDLAAYLKQNGKPTELKRPSIDAFKIDDETPAIEVVVENTEACPRYSGVTIKGVTVKESPEWLKNRLTTIGLRPINNVVDVTNFVLHELGQPLHSFDAGKVKGNKVIVKTQPEGTKFVTLDGVERTLTDRDLMICNTEDAMCIGGVFGGLDSGVTEQTTDVFLESACFHPTWIRKTARRFGLNTDASFRFERGLDANNTIYVLKRAALLIQEVAGGKITGSIQDVYPVPMKPYTVELTYNKINSLIGKVIPVETVKSILDSLEMEIVSETAEGLTIHVPVYRIDVQRDVDVIEDILRIYGYNNIEFSDSVKSNLSYKTATDRSYDLQNLISEQLCGSGFNEIMNNSLTRSAYYDELTTYPVSHCVMLMNPLSADLNGMRQTLLFGGLESIEHNAKRKNGNIRFFEFGNCYDYNVEKKREDATLAEYSEDYRLGIWVCGDRVENSWAHADEKSTVYELKAYVENILVRLGVNLKKVIFGNLSNDIYSIGVSITTASGRQLGTFGIVSRKICKAMDIDFEVYYAELSWTLLMKETKKSKVTFSEISKFPAVKRDLALLLDKSVQFAEIQKIAEDSERKLLKEVSLFDVYEGKNLPAGKKSYAVSFYLQDETKTLNDKQIDAIMQKIRKNLEDKLGASLR, from the coding sequence ATGAATATATCTTACAACTGGCTGAAAGAGTATCTTGATTTCGATTTACAGCCTGAAGAAGTATCAGCAGCACTAACCTCTATCGGTTTGGAAACCGGCGGAGTGGAAGAAGTTCAAACTATCAAAGGTGGACTGGAAGGACTGGTTATCGGTGAAGTTCTTACCTGTGTGGAACATCCGAACTCCGATCACCTGCATATTACAACAGTAAATGTCGGTGGTGAAGAACCTTTGCAGATCGTTTGTGGCGCACCTAATGTTGCAGCAGGCCAGAAAGTGGTTGTTGCTGTTAACGGTACGAAACTGTATGACGGTGACGAAGTCTTTACGATCAAACGTTCAAAGATACGTGGCGTAGAGTCAAACGGTATGATCTGTGCAGAAGACGAGATCGGTATCGGAACAGACCATGCCGGTATTATCGTCCTCCCGGCTGATGCGGTTGTAGGAACTCCTGCCAAGGAATATTATAATGTAAAGAGCGACTATGTGTTGGAAGTGGACATCACTCCGAACCGTGTGGACGGAACGTCTCATTTCGGTGTTGCCCGCGACCTGGCTGCTTACCTGAAACAAAACGGTAAGCCGACGGAACTGAAACGTCCCTCTATCGACGCTTTCAAAATAGATGATGAAACCCCGGCTATTGAAGTCGTGGTAGAAAATACAGAAGCCTGTCCCCGTTACTCCGGTGTGACAATCAAAGGCGTAACCGTAAAAGAAAGTCCGGAATGGTTGAAGAACCGCCTGACTACCATCGGTCTGCGTCCTATCAATAATGTAGTGGACGTGACAAACTTTGTCCTGCACGAATTGGGACAACCTTTGCACTCGTTCGATGCCGGTAAGGTTAAAGGAAATAAAGTGATTGTGAAGACACAGCCGGAAGGAACGAAGTTCGTTACCCTGGACGGTGTTGAACGTACGTTGACCGATCGCGACCTGATGATCTGCAACACCGAAGATGCAATGTGTATCGGTGGTGTATTCGGAGGTCTGGATTCAGGTGTAACGGAACAGACTACCGATGTGTTCCTGGAATCAGCTTGCTTCCATCCGACATGGATTCGTAAGACAGCCCGTCGTTTCGGTCTGAATACGGATGCCTCTTTCCGTTTCGAACGTGGTTTGGATGCAAACAATACAATCTATGTATTGAAGCGTGCCGCATTGTTGATTCAGGAAGTTGCAGGTGGTAAGATTACCGGTTCGATCCAGGATGTATATCCGGTTCCAATGAAACCGTACACGGTTGAGCTGACTTATAATAAGATAAATTCACTGATAGGTAAGGTAATTCCGGTAGAAACGGTTAAGAGTATTCTGGATAGTCTGGAAATGGAAATCGTTTCTGAAACAGCCGAGGGATTGACTATCCATGTACCTGTTTACCGTATCGACGTACAACGTGATGTAGACGTGATCGAAGATATCCTTCGTATCTACGGATATAATAATATTGAGTTCAGCGATAGCGTGAAGTCGAACCTGAGCTACAAGACAGCAACAGACCGTAGTTACGATCTGCAAAACCTGATCTCGGAACAGCTTTGCGGTTCAGGTTTCAATGAGATCATGAATAACTCGCTGACCCGTTCGGCTTATTATGATGAGTTGACTACTTATCCGGTGTCTCACTGCGTCATGCTGATGAACCCGCTGAGTGCCGACCTGAACGGTATGCGTCAGACACTGTTGTTCGGTGGTCTGGAAAGTATCGAGCACAATGCCAAGCGTAAGAACGGCAATATCCGTTTCTTCGAGTTCGGAAACTGCTACGATTACAATGTAGAAAAGAAAAGAGAAGATGCCACACTGGCCGAATACTCGGAAGACTATCGCCTGGGAATATGGGTGTGTGGTGACCGTGTAGAAAACAGCTGGGCACATGCCGACGAAAAGTCTACCGTATATGAACTGAAAGCTTATGTAGAAAATATCCTTGTCCGCCTGGGAGTAAACCTCAAGAAAGTGATTTTCGGAAATCTGAGCAATGACATCTATTCGATAGGTGTTAGCATCACAACTGCTTCCGGTCGTCAGTTGGGTACTTTCGGTATCGTGAGCCGTAAGATCTGTAAGGCGATGGATATCGACTTCGAAGTTTATTATGCAGAATTGTCATGGACGCTGCTGATGAAAGAAACGAAGAAGAGCAAAGTTACTTTCTCCGAGATCTCCAAGTTCCCGGCCGTGAAACGTGACCTGGCTCTTTTATTGGATAAATCGGTTCAGTTTGCTGAAATCCAAAAGATCGCAGAAGACAGCGAACGAAAGTTGTTGAAGGAAGTATCCCTGTTCGACGTTTACGAAGGCAAGAACCTGCCGGCAGGTAAGAAATCGTATGCCGTAAGTTTCTATCTGCAGGATGAGACAAAGACATTGAACGATAAACAAATCGATGCAATCATGCAGAAGATCCGGAAGAATCTGGAAGACAAGCTGGGTGCGTCATTGAGATAA